The following proteins come from a genomic window of Desulfobacterales bacterium:
- a CDS encoding adenosine-specific kinase, producing MELKTVTINNPKGLNLILGQSHFIKTVEDIYEAMVNAVPGVKFGIAFCEASDARLVRYAGTDDELVALARENAFSLSAGHSFIVFMKDIFPINVLNAVKAVPEVCRIFCATANPLEVIIAQTAQGRGIMGVIDGFSAAGIETDEDIGKRKQLLRTIGYKQ from the coding sequence ATGGAACTTAAAACCGTAACAATCAACAACCCGAAAGGATTGAACCTGATTTTAGGTCAATCACATTTTATCAAGACAGTGGAAGATATTTATGAAGCCATGGTCAATGCGGTGCCCGGTGTCAAATTCGGCATCGCCTTTTGTGAAGCCTCCGACGCGCGACTTGTAAGATACGCGGGAACCGATGACGAACTGGTGGCGCTGGCGCGGGAAAATGCGTTCAGCCTGTCGGCCGGTCACAGTTTTATCGTGTTCATGAAAGATATTTTCCCCATTAACGTGCTCAACGCCGTGAAAGCCGTTCCCGAAGTGTGCCGTATCTTCTGCGCCACGGCAAACCCGCTGGAAGTTATCATTGCGCAAACCGCACAGGGGCGCGGCATTATGGGCGTCATTGACGGATTTTCCGCCGCCGGTATTGAAACCGATGAAGATATCGGCAAACGCAAACAACTGCTGCGCACCATCGGCTATAAACAATGA
- a CDS encoding cupin domain-containing protein, translated as MVIGTEKEVIPIIMNNPEVKNAVMKVLIGPKEGWGDYVMRVLELGKDGYTPKHVHAWPHINYVIEGKGVLHMDGTDTPVEAGAYAYVPADSLHQYKNIGEGVFRFICIVPKEGHMA; from the coding sequence ATGGTTATCGGAACAGAAAAAGAGGTGATCCCCATCATCATGAACAACCCGGAAGTAAAAAATGCCGTCATGAAAGTGCTGATCGGACCCAAGGAAGGCTGGGGGGATTATGTCATGCGCGTCCTTGAATTGGGAAAAGACGGGTATACCCCCAAGCACGTTCATGCCTGGCCGCATATCAATTATGTGATAGAAGGCAAAGGGGTGCTGCACATGGACGGTACGGACACGCCGGTGGAAGCGGGCGCCTATGCCTATGTGCCGGCGGATAGCCTGCACCAGTACAAGAATATCGGCGAGGGGGTCTTTCGTTTTATCTGTATCGTCCCCAAAGAAGGGCATATGGCATAA